The region tgtgaacaaaccctataAAGCCTGTTTACACAACCATAAGATTATTGTACGAAAAAGGACTTACCTGAACTTTATCAGAGATTCTAGACCATGCCCAGGAAATTCATTCAGTATCTCCATGGCAGAAACATAGCCGACTGAGGGTATTCCTTCAGTATAGTCACTCCCCATCAGGTATGCTAAATTAATAAGTTTAGAGCGATCTAAGCCTGTAAAAAAAGAGGATTACGGTTAATGGTAAGAGACATAGGTCCTGACTGCAGAATTAACTACAGGATCCCAACTGCTTTACAACATTACCTTAAGGACTGTCTTACAGATAGTCTCTCTCTAtaggggctcatgcacactgagcgaAAGGcgaagaattgaagaggaatccactcttaatttctgcttgaaattcctcctgtaaaatatgaacagagcaatgtcccattgtgtttaatgggatttccggtgttgttcacactgcagaattttcaagcagaattttctgctgtggatctgcttttTGCccaaaggcctcattcacacagagcaaatgcggtggaactctccgctcaaagaagtgacatgtcatttgcCCTCTAAATCACTGACAGCAGGACACAgtacggcgggattccgcagtggaGAGCTTTGCCGCATTTGCTCAGAGTGAACGGGGCCAAagtagtaacatgtcacttctttgggccgATTCTGCAAGAGaagtcctatagaagtcaatggggcttgaattctgcatgcattctgctcgaattctgctcaaattcagctcctatgctactcctattctgccagagcagaatagaagaggatTTTTCAAGTAGAAATCTTTCTTCTTCAATTCCTCATCTATTGCTCAGTACGCATGAGTCCTAATGGAGAATCTGCAGAAAGGTCTTCTATCTTCACAGGTGATGTAAAAGATAGTACCATTGCATTAAAATCTGTGCTTGACAAATGCCAAGTTCATGTGTTTGCCTGAATATCaccatttaatttatttatttatcaaggACATACAGAATTGTATGTACTATAGTTCAGAGCCACCTCCCAATTTTGCAGTTACTGGACACACAATGGACAGTGGACTTGTTGGCAGAGACAAGCCTGCTGACTTTCTAGAATATAGTGGGGCAGTCTTTCTTACATTAGACTGCAGAGCCCAGAATGCAAATAACTAGAAAAGGCTATAGAAAGAACTCTAGCTCTACAACCTACAGAATTTTGAATGCCCCTATTACAACATAATCATATAACACATCAGAAAACTGATTACATTTATGTGcaaaattattttatgttttatatagattaaagctgtatgtaatgtctaatacctgattttttttttcttggagttaaagggaaactagcatTTTAGacatgcatatatctgtgctgccagtttccagttacCTATCACATGAGCATGGTGCAGGTAGCCTTAGCGATGCTCTGTGATCTGATGACTTTGTTTTCCGAAAAGTTTTATTAATTTGTCTAAAACCAGTTGGTATATGAACAAACAATTCCGGGCAGACAACATTAGCCTGTTGCAGCAAGTGAATACAGTTACATATCgaataaaatgtataaaactCAGAACATTTTGTGTCACTCTTATTGCTAATAAACACAATAACTCCCATCATACAATAGCTATCAGTAGTCCGATTCCAGAACCAGAGGGCAACCACCCTTCTAACATCAGCCCAACTTCATATAAACTAAAACTTCTAGTTCCAACTACAAAGTGGAACCGAAGTAAAAGAAGAGAAAAgacgagaggagagagagaaaagaaagaaaaaaagaaagaaaaaaagaaaaaaggggggggggggggattttgtaaAGTTCCCTCGCACCTCCTCATGGGAGCTATCTTCCAAAAAGGCTATTGTACTGATCtgttgtttttggaaaaaaaaaacccaaacatacTTTATTTTGCAGTGAGAGTGTCATAGAGGTGCGTCTATgacactgttgctcctgccccaCTCTTAGGCCATGGCCGTCTCCAGGCTGTGCCTCCTTTTTCAAGAATGTGACAGCCGACTCCTTTTCAGCTACTCTAAAATCCAGTGCAGAATCAAGAATCATTCTCGGAGGAGGAGGGTGCAGCCCGGGGCGGGTGCAAACGGTGTCACAGATCTGCCTCTGTGACATTGTCAGCCCGAAATAAAGATGGCTTTATTCACAAAGCATTGCTAAGGGTACCTAAACGGTGCTCATGTCACTGGTTAGTGAAAGTGGCGGAACAGATATGCATATCCATactgtttccctttaaacatctaTGTATAATACATACATAAATTACCATAAACATCACGCAGCAGTGTTAATGAATACATAATTAGGGACAATGCTGAAATCAGAGTATTTTACAAGACCCAAATTCATCATATGCAGAAAAATCCTGTTTAGATGTTGGCTCGAATTACAGATATTTGTTCAGCAGAAAATAAGAGCCCATAATGCTGCATGGACAGATTCAGGACAACAAGGTAAAAAGTGGGAAAAAGATGTTATTCACTGTTTCACATAACTCATGCAAAGAATCGGCTCTGTTCTTTACATGCAGACATGTACTAATTTTGTATAAGCTGCTATGTACAACACACAGTACCCTTCCAATAGTTACATAAACTGTGGATTTTGAATATAGAAAGAACTGGCTATGAATAAGGACTCTAGGCTAAAACATGTAAGCCAGGTGAATAGGTTCTGTGCAATAAATTCTAGCAATGGAGACCTAATAAATATTGTATTTTATAAAGAATACATCTCAGAGTGGGTCTATCCCCATTAGGGTTTGTGTGAAGaccgggagccatactttacattgtgtgcacagtctatttcatgcagccgctgttcacagaatagcagccacacaaaatagacatgacTGTTTTCTGTGTGGCCCCATAAAATCACggctataatatatacagtgtgtatacactacagctggcATTTCACAGGGGTTAATGCAATCAGCCGCTGTTTGCAACAATCgcatttgtttaataaaaaatacattgtgtgaacttggccttaaggcgtaaaaaaaaaaattcctacttCGAACAATGGTGGGTGGCTTCAATGTAAAAGGGTGTGGCTTAGGTGTAGTAATTTTTTAGCCAAATTATATGCAtctttttaaaaagtttaaaacatTTTGTGCAGCTAAACTCTATTCAATAGGTTGTGTTTAAACCAcacgtaaaaaaaaatgtgtacatTTATCATACGTTGTTATATATTAACTGGCAGAAAAGTGCAAGCTTGAAAAGGgttttaaaaaagttgcaaatgataaatgaccCCCATGACGTACTTAAAATGAGATTTTGCTTGACAGTTTGCACTGCCTACTGAATTATATGATGTGTGCATTAGGGTAAGCACTGTAGGAAGGATAGTGTGCAGCCATCCAATGTTTTAGTTGTTTATTTTACATAATATGGATTCACTAAATCCTAAAGCCTTCAAATGGTTAACAGTTAGTAAAGATCCTACCAGATATACATCTGTTTGGTACAATAAGCTAGCATCAGCTAGTAGAGAGACAATTTTGTAACCTTCCCTTGCTAAGATCTGGGCTCTGTATGCATTATAACCATTAGAACAGAATAAATTACCAATAAAAGGGTTGTTTCTTCTTGATGTTTTTGTCTCTTGCTACTACATTAACTATGTGGTAAGAAAACTTTAAAATCTATTTTAAGAATGAATGTATTCAAAAAGTAGTAAAATGCTTGAGGGGTGTTTTATCTAAAAAGCAATGTTTAACATACGATGGTGCTACACATACAATTAAATAGCAGGAGAAGTTAAGCAGGTAAATATATAGTTTTACAATGTACAAGTATACAATTATTATGTACAGTGTACAATTATTCAGCTTTTGTTGGAAATCCTTGCTCACTGTGGGTTTTGGAGTCCAGTGAGCGGTCCTAATCTACACAGATAGCTGGAAGTCgctgattaggaccacccactggactcctaaacctaGAATGAGCAGGTATTTAAATTAAAACAATACATGTCATACTGAATTCTCCCCCATAACACTACATATAAATTTCCTTAGCATCTCAGGCTTTATAACAATGCTGCCAGATCAGACTGCTTGTtcagtgtgacaggttccctttaagtatggcCATAAGCAAACAGTAGCTCAAATGTAAACCATAAACAATACAAAAACTTAAGACAGAGCATGCCAAATACCACTAATAAAGATTTACACCACGAAACACAGTGCCATTTTACACAACAGCTGTTAGTCTTAGCAAGATTTTGCTTTGGATAAATGATATCCTTGGCCTATTTGCTAAGCCCCTTTATAATCAATGCCAACAATTTAGTGACAATGATGTCAAACAGGAACTTCAAAGCATGTCTTCAGTATACACATCATGTATATTTTGTTGTTCTGTAAATAGACTCTGTGATTATTTGATCTGGGACTGGATGCTTTTCCAAGATATTTATTAACAGGTAagaataccaataccaacttctCTGCATACCACTAGACTGAAACATGACTAGGAATATTTTAGCCAAAATAGGTACCCGAATAGCATACAGTATAAAGTAAGCAGAGTTAACACTTGGTTAACACAGTCTAGTGGCCGCAGCCAAAAGTTAGAACTCCATCTATTAGCTAGACTTCCATGAGATAAAGTCTGAGGCATAAACATCCATGCACCATTTGCATGTACACCACCCCTCTAAGGCGTGAATCGgtagatgtactgtatgtgtgaacacactgtAGCCCGTTGTTTttcttaaagaggttggccactttatagtttaATTGTTCAGTGCAGagcacttactgacagtagctccctgtgtaactcatagagctaaaatcagactcccctcctccagagtgtgctgtcctgctctgtggtgagtctatcCATAAAGTCgaaatggaggagcatgtgaccatgccccgccccccagtgtccaccactgaccctgtatatgcctatggaggacactggggggcggggcatggtcacatgcttccccatgtcagccatcttatggatagaatccccacagagcagggcagcacagcctgggggAGGAGAGCCTGATaatagctgtatgaggtacacaggaagctgctgtcagtatatacagtgagtacagttactaatactgtacactgagcaatttcactataaagtgaccaacccctttaacaaataccCAAAATTGCAATAAATTAAGGTCATTTGGGGCAGTGGACATTACTTTTCTAAAAGCATGTACTTACCTAGCTGACTCTGGATATCAGAAAACTGAAAATATTCCACATATTTATTCTGAGAAAAGAAATTCTTGTAGACATGCCGTGCCCCAAACAGCCAGATATCACTATCATCTGTGATGGTGCCTGAGGTTTGGTCAGTCAGGTCTAAAATAGCACATTGAGCTTCTGCCTCCATAGGAGCTACAATGTACGGAATACCAAACAGACGCAAAAGTTCCTAAAGAATATAGATAAAGATATAAGGAAACTTTATTTTggacatttagaattatatgtaaCCTGCTTCAAAAGTTGacatcttaaagaggacctgtcaccccccgtgccggggtgacaggctcccgacccccagttagatcccttTATAcggacctcatcccgccgagtcccgctgccggagccggtcccgggacggagatatctcaGTCAGAagccagctccattgattctctatggacgctggacctcTCTCCAGAGTGCGCGCCcgggcttctgaccaggatatctccgtcccgggaccggctccggcagcgggactcggcgggatgacaggtctcctttaaaaaattacatttttttcttttgttctttaATGAAGTATTCCCATCATGACTGATATACTTACACTTGTAATGCACATCACATTAAATATATTTGCAAACACATTCATACAGaaatcacccctcccccccattcccGCTCTCCAGTAAAAAGTATCTGCCATGTAGGAAATTCTCCAGTAGGTAGTGCTCACTGCCACCCCCTCCCCCGGGAAATAATATCCTCCAAGTTGGTAATTCCCCTACTGGTAgccctcccctatgtagccaatTGTTTTTGTGAAGACTTTAGAagaaaaggatttaggggtagtgattactGACAGTGCAGCTCAGGGATAGAGACCATGGAGCACTTAGTATGTGACTGTTTATTTACAAAACAGGTCTGGGCCACACTGTCCTATGAGTGACAGCTCCCACACCTCAGAGAGCAGATATATGCCATGATAATGTATGGTCTGTTTTCTGAGGTTCTTACTATGTACCTTGTATGTTATTAATGCTGTGCGTATTGACCATCTATGGGGGGCCCGATGCCACCTGACAATGAGCAGAGAGGATCTGTCTGTAAGTACAGTCATCCAGAACATCAAGAAATCTCTACATGGGGTATATGAGACGAATAAAAAGATAAATTCTGACAACGTGTTCTGGAGACATGTTCACACCTCAGCTTTTGTTTAATGGCTAAAGAAGTTCTTTGATTTCCTTACTAATTTATTTtgaatatttaaaatattttgtaAATATTGTTACAAATTTTCAAGAAAAAGACTGACTACTGACAGTcacaataaaaaagagaaaatatatatattatctcgacaatcttctatgtttttatacaGCAGGGATACTGCTGGTGAGTTAGAATGACATGTTTTGCTGGAGTGCTTAATAAAGCAACCACAAACTAGTTTGTAAAGCCACAAAAACATAGATTATTAATAAATGAGTAAACATACTAACCTGGCTTTCTAGGTACATCTGTCCGGTCACAGAAGCAGCAACACGTTCCTGTTGCTGCCTCTGTGCCTGAAGTGACGTTTGCTGAACCAACAGATTGTTCTCCAGTGACTCTAGTTCCTCCTGCAAGaaaatgaaagtttttttttagcaatgtAATATAACACAATGGCCTAGAGTTATCAATCTACCTGAAACCAAAATGGTCtcgtgttgcccatagcaaccaatcagagcttagctttcattttaccaaaaaGTCCATTCCATGTCATTCTCTATATGAGGATTTAACTAGTAATGTCTTTTTGTTTTCTTACATAATTTGCTGCCATTTTTACTCTTGGAACACAACTTTCACGTTCAGTAGAGATCGAACACAACATATGCTTATGGTTATGACATCTATAGTCATTCAGACCTTCTTCGGTGTAATGCCTTGTCCGCAGACAAAGGTATAGTGAAACCATTACCAGACTTATGTCTTGCCATTCATTAGGTTCGGCTTTCCTATCTTGGGATTCCTCAGCTTGCTGTGGTGCAGCAttctggacatctgcctgctcatCTTCTTTGTGGGAGTTTTCTACCTGTGAAGTAGACATGGATGCTGCCTCCGTGGACTCATCCACTTGCCTTTCCACAGTATTCATGGGAGATTTAGTTGGTTGTACTAGCTGTGCATTGCTATCATCTAAATCACTTTCCACTTCAATGAAACTACCTATGAAAAAGAAGAAATATACATGTTTACAGGCATCTTCTTTAACACTGTTAAATTCTGATTAACATACTAAAAGGGTCTGAAAGCTTTCCTATAATGGAAGCTAATTTATTCTAACATGAGAATTAAAGGGGGTTATGTGGTTAAGTAAAATAGATGTTTAATAACATATAACATTTACGTTAATATAACATATAAAATTAATAACAATCTGTTCAATAGCTGtttttcagtctctttccccagGTTCTGAGTGCGCTCCCTTCTGCTCAAGACACAGAAAACAGTGTCTGAGCATTCCTCTTTGTCCTGCCGCTgaactccctcttccccctcccttcgggAATGCTCATGTGGCCTTCAGGGTCAAGTTCCCAATTACCCCACTATGAATAGCTCTTtctggcatcacagagtgcagagacagccggacAGGGATAATGGTCATATGAGTGTCCCcgaagggaggagggaagagggagttcATCAGCAGAATAGAGAGGAATGCTCAGACATGGTTTTCTGTGTTTTGCGAAGAAGGGAGCACAGTCAGAGctcagggaaggagactgataaggtaaTAACTATTGAACACATTGTTCCAGGAGCGGGGAATTATTGAACATCTATTTTACTTAACTAACACTTTATCTGTCAAAAAGTGATCCCATTGGGCCCATTCACTTTCATGGCCTGAATGCAGCAAGCGACCAAACGGGGCACGTTCCACATCTTTATGTCAATGTAGTAGGATTAGACCTCACTAGAGTCCtgctaaaaaaaatgtatacatgaCGGATTGGACCTTCTGCAGTAGGCTGTGGTATATGTCAGATGCTGAAGAATACCTAGGATGCACTGCATTTGcagagtgtgaacacagccttccaCTCTTGCTTGAGAAAGTAGTTGCATCTACAGTACAACAGCAAACCTTTCACTGTAAATAATCACAATCCGGATGTATCATATACACTTACATACTTGCATCAttcaaaaacttaaaaaaaaaatctccaccaACTTAAACCTATAGCCTTAGTGTTAATCAACAAgaagggaaaaataaataaataaaatataaatatatatgtatgaggcagatgccaactgCTCCACAATAGGGGGCAATTTCCTTCCTAACTCCAAATATGATAATtgaaataaatccctggatccaGAGACTTACCATCTGAGTCAGAGtccatttctttttctctgtcCGGTTCTTCATCAATTATAGGTATGCTTTCGGGAGTCATAGGGACATATCTGATGTCTGAGACATTCGCAGCAGATTCTTCTTGGTTACTAGCTTCTTTCTGCTTAGTGGCTTTCTGCTGTGGTGGCAATAAGGCTTCCTGTTCCAGAGCTTCACAGGCCACCCGCACAGGACTACTCTGCATCAATAGTGATGAAGACTCTGAAGATGGTGAAGCATTAATGGTGGCTTCCTTTTTGCTGGGAGTAAGCTCAGCATCCATTTCTTTAACTAAGCTTGGTTTAGAGTTCTCCACTTGGGATGGAATTGGAGTAACTAGATTTGAGGCTGTATCCTGAAGGCTGCTCTCAGGTAAGGGTTTTATAGAATCTGGTAAATTAACGGGGCTGGAAATAGGCTTCACAGGTTCCCCAGCAGGTATATCGTTAGAAATTAAAGGCACCATATTAACCTCCTGCACATTcatgtctttttggcttgtatgTAACGTGTGTGACAGCTCACTTTGCTTTGTATCAGGTGACTTATCATTGGCACTTGTATGTCCAATTGTAGAGCTCACTAACTTACTACTTGTCTCAAATATAGCAGGGGCCATTTTATCTTCGCTCTCAATAATCAAGGCATCATCTTCCTCATCTGAGCTACTAATAATCAGCACCTTGGCTTTAGGTTGGTCCATCTTTAATCCATCATTTATCTGAACAGGCCTTTTCCTCCTCAAACCTATTTCCTCTTCAGTAAGAGCCTCCTGAATTGCTTGCATGGTTCTGGGTGAGACACTGCCATCTATGGCCCCAGCAGACTCAGATGCGCTCTCATAGCTTTGTGCTATTCCACCTTTATGAGGTTCCTCATCAGAGCTGCTCTCCATCATTGCTTCTTGTATAGCAAATAGTGTTCTTGGCGAGGGTGGTGCCTCTTCTGGAACAGAATCCCTTGCTTTCTTAGGTTTATGGGCAGAAGCCAGCTTCTTATCAAGGTAGGTTTTTGGCATATCACTAGAACTCGAGGGCACTGCCTGCTCGGGCACCTCATCTTTCTTATCATCTGGCTTTGACTGAATtcctaaaaataataaagaaaaaaagctgAACACATTGCTGTGCAATTACTGTTACAAACAATGTTCagaatagggctgggcgattaatcgaattaatttgattaattcgcccagaaggttagaatcgattagattttttgtgaaaatcgtaaattcgattttcacaaaaaatcattgcgggcagagaagcgcggagagtcagtcgggcgggcggacaggaggtgcaggtgccgggcgggagatggagggcgggcgggcagcactgcgtggaggtgccggccgggcatgaggtgcaggttacggccggcgggaagtgagggggcggcgctgcgtggaggtgccgggcgggcgggaagtgtggcgaggtgcaggtcggtcggcagtcccccagagccgcgaccgaccttccccagctgtacacatagcgttccgttcccctaccggccacacatgcaggtcccggtctctgcaggaggctgcagggactgtagtggtgatagcgtcgctgccattactggagctgtacagcaggatcttcacccctgatcccgctgtacagctccagtaatggcagcgacgctatcaccactacagtccctgcagcctcctgcagagaccgggacctgcatgtgtggccggggtgaggggaggagggctatgtgtactcctttcccaatcattcccagctgccccagcccccccagtccccctccatcacccccagtccccctccatcacccccagtcccccttcagtcacccccagtcgccctccatcacccccactcctccttcagtcacccccactcctccttcagtcacccccagtcccccttcagtcacccccagtcgccctccatcacccccactcctccttcagtcacccccagtcacccccccatcacccccagtcccccttcagtcacccccagtcgccctccatcacccccagtccccctccatcacccccagtcgccctccatcacccccagtcccccttcagtcacccccactcctccttcagtcacccccagtcgccctccatcacccccactcctccttcagtcacccccagtcgccctccatcacccccactcctccttcagtcacccccagtcgccttccatcacccccagtcccccttcagtcacccccagtccccctccatcacccccagtccccctccatcacccccagtcccccttcagtcacccccagtcccccttcagtcacccccactcctccttcagtcacccccagtcgccctccatcacccccactcctccttcagtcacccccagtcgccctccatcacccccactcctccttcagtcaccctccatcacccccagtcccccttcagtcacccccagtcgccctccatcacccccactcctccttcagtcacccccagtcgccctccatcacccccagtcccccttcagtcacccccagtcgccctccatcacccccactcctccttcagtcacccccagtcgccctccatcacccccactcctccttcagtcaccctcagtcgccctccatcacccccactcccccttcagtcacccccagtcgccctccatcacccccactcccccttcagtcacccccagtcgccctccatcacccccactcctccttcagtcgccctccatcacccccactcctccttcagtcacccccagtcgctctccatcacccccactcctccttcagtcacctccagtcgccctccatcacccccagtcgccctccatcacccccactcctccttcagtcacccccagtcgccctccatcacccccactcctccttcagtcgccctccgtcacccccagtcgccctccgtcaccccctagctgcccatctatacctgtactactacagccctcatctgtacctgtactaccacacccctcatctatacctgtactaccacacccctcatatacctgtactaccacacccctcatctatacctgtactactactacacccctcatctatacctgtactactactactacacccctcatctatacctgtactactacacccatcatctttacctgtactactactactactacacccctcatctatacctgtactaccacacccctcatctatacctgtactactactactacaccccttatccactatacctccactactaaacacacaaagaagatctcctatagtTTATAGgggggcccagaatggcacacagggggcttgtctactacaggggagcactgttacagtgagaagcaatacagttgtctcaaatgtcattaaaatagtatctgatgctgcaaggacaaaactattctgtttatttagcaaaaagggaaaaaaaaaaaaaaaaaaaaaaaaaaaaaaatcgagatttaaatcgagaatcgtccaaaatttaaaaaaaaaaaaaaaaaaaaaaaagagattttattttttggccatatcgcccagctctagtTCAGAATTTCACTAAAATATTTTGTTCA is a window of Dendropsophus ebraccatus isolate aDenEbr1 chromosome 5, aDenEbr1.pat, whole genome shotgun sequence DNA encoding:
- the ERCC5 gene encoding DNA excision repair protein ERCC-5 — encoded protein: MGVQGLWKLLECSGRPINPETLEGKILAVDISIWLNQAVKGARDRHGNAMQNAHLLTLFHRLCKLLFFRIRPIFVFDGEAPLLKKQTLAKRREKKDTAASEAKRTNEKLLKTFLKRQAIQAALSGNKQRNEEFPSLSHVQRKEEEDIYALPPLEETERNSSEEEEEREWKERMDHKRLLQDEILANPNSVDIESEDFNNLPPEVKHEILTDMKEFAKRSRTLYEAMPEDSNDFSQYQLKGLLKKNNLNRCLNNVRKEMNQQHTGELRAQFETEGGFMKEVETRRLVSEDTSHYILIKGIQSKPDDKKDEVPEQAVPSSSSDMPKTYLDKKLASAHKPKKARDSVPEEAPPSPRTLFAIQEAMMESSSDEEPHKGGIAQSYESASESAGAIDGSVSPRTMQAIQEALTEEEIGLRRKRPVQINDGLKMDQPKAKVLIISSSDEEDDALIIESEDKMAPAIFETSSKLVSSTIGHTSANDKSPDTKQSELSHTLHTSQKDMNVQEVNMVPLISNDIPAGEPVKPISSPVNLPDSIKPLPESSLQDTASNLVTPIPSQVENSKPSLVKEMDAELTPSKKEATINASPSSESSSLLMQSSPVRVACEALEQEALLPPQQKATKQKEASNQEESAANVSDIRYVPMTPESIPIIDEEPDREKEMDSDSDGSFIEVESDLDDSNAQLVQPTKSPMNTVERQVDESTEAASMSTSQVENSHKEDEQADVQNAAPQQAEESQDRKAEPNEWQDISLEELESLENNLLVQQTSLQAQRQQQERVAASVTGQMYLESQELLRLFGIPYIVAPMEAEAQCAILDLTDQTSGTITDDSDIWLFGARHVYKNFFSQNKYVEYFQFSDIQSQLGLDRSKLINLAYLMGSDYTEGIPSVGYVSAMEILNEFPGHGLESLIKFREWWAEAQENKKIRPNPHDTKVKKKLRNLELHPAFPNPAVADAYLKPVVDDSSGAFAWGRPDLDEIREFCESHFGWYRSKTDDILLPVMKQLNTQQTQLRIDSFFRVEKHESQGVKSQRLRRAVTCMKRKERDIEALEVEEATGLMEEEYALVEKKNANQKGKKKVLDSPPSENVEGGFLGPRGKSLSPKNEKSFGDGKDTQECNRCTDTYKATKPSKPSNVGSSVKPETLETSSSSDNEDAVVLVAAKPVFQGNRRKPRTLRGRRK